A region from the Ciconia boyciana chromosome 1, ASM3463844v1, whole genome shotgun sequence genome encodes:
- the WBP2NL gene encoding postacrosomal sheath WW domain-binding protein isoform X1 — translation MALNRNHSQEGGVVIPNAESVLKHCKDVELSFSDVTGKPEAFKGTKKGMLYLTPYRMIFVSKGKDPMLSFMMPFYLVKGCSIEQPVFSANYIKGQIQAEAGGGWEGQGTFKLTFNSGGAIEFGQLMFKAASNASSGVPLQNPGYGYTPVPGGYAPAPPAPGGYSPAPGGYAAPPPPNGPYPYTPPPMNAYGPAPQPMGYPYAQTPGIYPPLPNMNPMYVPPPPPYSGPSPAGPSAPPAWVGPGMPGDSKAMEAASSAYYNPANPHNVYMPMDQPPPYAPPEDKKNN, via the exons ATGGCGCTGAACAGGAACCACTCGCAGGAGGGCGGTGTCGTCATCCCCAACGCCGAGAG TGTTCTCAAACATTGTAAAGATGTGGAGCTCTCCTTCAGTGACGTGACGGGCAAGCCTGAAGCCTTCAAAGGCACCAAGAAAGGGATGTTATATCTCACCCCTTACCGG ATGATCTTTGTGTCGAAGGGCAAGGATCCTATGCTGTCTTTCATGATGCCATTTTATTTGGTGAAAGGATGCTCAATTGAGCAGCCTGTTTTCTCTGCCAATTACATCAAAGGACAGATTCAGGCCGAGGCAGGAG GTGGCTGGGAAGGGCAAGGGACATTTAAACTGACTTTCAACAGTGGAGGAGCCATTGAGTTTGGACAGTTGATGTTCAAAGCTGCCTCTAATG CTTCCAGTGGTGTTCCTCTCCAGAACCCTGGCTATGGCTATACACCTGTGCCCGGAGGGTATGCACCCGCCCCGCCTGCTCCAGGGGGGTATTCACCTGCGCCGGGGGGCTATGCTGCCCCTCCACCACCAAACGGACCATATCCTTATACACCACCTCCAATGAATGCCTATGGACCTGCTCCACAGCCCATGGGATATCCATATGCCCAGACTCCAG GTATTTACCCACCACTTCCAAACATGAACCCCATGTAtgtgccacctcctcccccGTACTCTGGGCCGTCTCCTGCGGGACCCTCAGCTCCCCCAGCTTGGGTGGGCCCAGGGATGCCAG GTGACAGTAAGGCTATGGAAGCCGCTTCCAGTGCATATTACAACCCTGCCAACCCACACAATGTATACATGCCCATG GATCAGCCACCTCCTTATGCACCCCCTGAGGATAAGAAGAACAACTAA
- the WBP2NL gene encoding postacrosomal sheath WW domain-binding protein isoform X2, producing MLYLTPYRMIFVSKGKDPMLSFMMPFYLVKGCSIEQPVFSANYIKGQIQAEAGGGWEGQGTFKLTFNSGGAIEFGQLMFKAASNASSGVPLQNPGYGYTPVPGGYAPAPPAPGGYSPAPGGYAAPPPPNGPYPYTPPPMNAYGPAPQPMGYPYAQTPGIYPPLPNMNPMYVPPPPPYSGPSPAGPSAPPAWVGPGMPGDSKAMEAASSAYYNPANPHNVYMPMDQPPPYAPPEDKKNN from the exons ATGTTATATCTCACCCCTTACCGG ATGATCTTTGTGTCGAAGGGCAAGGATCCTATGCTGTCTTTCATGATGCCATTTTATTTGGTGAAAGGATGCTCAATTGAGCAGCCTGTTTTCTCTGCCAATTACATCAAAGGACAGATTCAGGCCGAGGCAGGAG GTGGCTGGGAAGGGCAAGGGACATTTAAACTGACTTTCAACAGTGGAGGAGCCATTGAGTTTGGACAGTTGATGTTCAAAGCTGCCTCTAATG CTTCCAGTGGTGTTCCTCTCCAGAACCCTGGCTATGGCTATACACCTGTGCCCGGAGGGTATGCACCCGCCCCGCCTGCTCCAGGGGGGTATTCACCTGCGCCGGGGGGCTATGCTGCCCCTCCACCACCAAACGGACCATATCCTTATACACCACCTCCAATGAATGCCTATGGACCTGCTCCACAGCCCATGGGATATCCATATGCCCAGACTCCAG GTATTTACCCACCACTTCCAAACATGAACCCCATGTAtgtgccacctcctcccccGTACTCTGGGCCGTCTCCTGCGGGACCCTCAGCTCCCCCAGCTTGGGTGGGCCCAGGGATGCCAG GTGACAGTAAGGCTATGGAAGCCGCTTCCAGTGCATATTACAACCCTGCCAACCCACACAATGTATACATGCCCATG GATCAGCCACCTCCTTATGCACCCCCTGAGGATAAGAAGAACAACTAA